A window of Ignicoccus hospitalis KIN4/I contains these coding sequences:
- a CDS encoding ribosome assembly factor SBDS — protein sequence MKRNYVVARYEYKGHKFEILVDPDKALELKSGKQIPIEEVLIADTIYKDVGSGDRVSPETLKKVFGTDDVKKVALEIITKGEIQLTAEQRRKIIEQKKRQIINYIAKNAIDPQTKLPIPPARIEAAMERAKVGVDPYKSVEEQAMQIVRAISRIIPIKIAKAIIQVKIPPKYSGRAYSELKKLGEIKSMDWKSDGSLVAEIEIPAGLQGEIMDKLAKMTKGEAEVKVLYTS from the coding sequence TTGAAGCGTAATTACGTGGTCGCCCGGTACGAGTACAAGGGCCACAAGTTCGAAATCTTGGTGGACCCCGATAAAGCTCTAGAACTCAAGTCCGGTAAGCAAATACCGATAGAAGAGGTTCTAATTGCTGATACGATATACAAGGACGTGGGCAGCGGCGACAGAGTCTCCCCAGAGACTTTAAAGAAGGTGTTTGGAACGGACGACGTGAAGAAGGTTGCTTTAGAGATAATCACTAAAGGCGAGATACAGCTCACGGCCGAACAGAGGAGGAAAATTATAGAGCAGAAGAAACGTCAAATAATTAACTACATTGCCAAGAACGCGATAGATCCCCAGACCAAACTCCCGATTCCTCCGGCGAGGATAGAGGCGGCCATGGAGAGGGCCAAGGTCGGCGTAGACCCCTACAAGAGCGTGGAAGAACAAGCTATGCAGATAGTCAGGGCCATATCTAGAATAATTCCAATCAAGATAGCGAAGGCCATTATTCAAGTTAAAATACCTCCCAAGTACTCGGGCCGCGCTTACTCTGAACTCAAGAAGCTAGGGGAGATCAAGTCGATGGATTGGAAGTCGGACGGAAGCTTGGTCGCTGAAATAGAGATACCGGCCGGTTTGCAAGGCGAGATAATGGATAAGCTCGCGAAGATGACAAAGGGGGAAGCTGAGGTTAAAGTGCTGTACACATCTTAA
- the moaA gene encoding GTP 3',8-cyclase MoaA, with protein MIRDAYGRSLATLRVSVTERCNFNCIFCHSEGAGRGSFDELSVNDYDMIAEATSRLGLKYVKFTGGEPLLRSDLEEIIHSFKEHGFEEISITTNGFLLPERTEGLKEAGVSWINVSLHSLKRQRFRRITGVDALNRVLNGIEKALENGIEVRVNVVVLRGINEDEVEEIVKYAIGKGASVHVIELHPVGNGAHIFRERHSREPIERLKKWLEEVADKKEVRELHNRPRYYLGKNFVELIEPVGNPYFCAGCTRLRLSADGKFYPCINVYQTHFDASRVLRSGESREIKIMKIIEGILELNDKRRPYYMWNLDFEAKGLMVKKGIQVGRIGLPKRAKLQFRSARVREGRPLEA; from the coding sequence ATGATCCGCGACGCCTACGGCAGAAGCCTGGCGACCTTAAGGGTGTCCGTTACGGAGAGGTGTAACTTCAATTGCATATTCTGCCACTCCGAAGGCGCGGGTAGAGGCTCGTTTGACGAGCTCTCCGTCAACGATTACGACATGATAGCGGAAGCCACCTCGAGGCTCGGATTAAAGTACGTCAAGTTCACCGGGGGCGAGCCGTTGCTCCGAAGCGACCTAGAAGAAATAATTCATTCATTTAAAGAACACGGGTTCGAGGAGATATCCATCACTACCAACGGCTTCTTGCTGCCGGAGAGGACAGAGGGCCTCAAGGAGGCCGGCGTGAGTTGGATAAACGTTAGTTTACACAGCCTCAAGAGGCAGCGATTTAGAAGGATAACGGGCGTCGACGCCCTTAACCGCGTGTTGAACGGGATAGAAAAGGCTTTAGAAAACGGCATAGAGGTCAGGGTAAATGTGGTCGTTTTGAGGGGGATAAACGAGGACGAGGTGGAAGAGATAGTGAAGTACGCCATAGGAAAGGGAGCCTCCGTTCACGTGATCGAGTTGCACCCAGTAGGCAACGGGGCCCACATATTCCGCGAGCGCCACTCAAGAGAGCCCATAGAGCGGTTGAAGAAGTGGCTCGAGGAGGTTGCTGATAAAAAGGAAGTCAGAGAACTACACAATAGGCCTAGGTATTACTTGGGCAAGAACTTCGTCGAGCTGATAGAGCCCGTCGGCAACCCTTACTTCTGCGCGGGGTGCACGCGACTGAGGTTGAGCGCGGACGGTAAGTTCTACCCTTGTATAAACGTTTACCAAACGCATTTTGACGCTTCCAGAGTGTTACGATCCGGCGAGTCTAGGGAAATTAAAATAATGAAAATAATAGAGGGCATTCTAGAACTCAACGATAAGAGGAGACCATACTACATGTGGAACTTAGACTTCGAGGCTAAAGGTTTGATGGTTAAAAAGGGGATCCAAGTAGGCAGGATCGGGCTGCCGAAGAGGGCTAAACTTCAATTCCGCTCGGCGAGGGTAAGAGAGGGAAGACCTCTTGAAGCGTAA
- a CDS encoding V4R domain-containing protein: protein MPPFVRDRDEDVAVLYPFIMRQRTLDIRFLVVKMRADKKDETLKKMLDLLMSKDIDVLHMIRGPTDVKAKSVTYIFVLNMRRASITIEALVQELKKMEGIKDVMSKTEKLGDITFFPNAFPLYTYDRAVVLSSDFLKALFNSFYAYFKQPALAASILYQLGMRVGYSLAKEIHEETKHTGEVLIRDVLDLLKSFGIGNFDFKVSRLKHGEYTFRLEKSLEAEVVTIKGPRCHFTRGLLSGIVSFVEGEYVQVQETKCSEGSPSPCIFVTLRKK from the coding sequence GTGCCGCCGTTCGTGCGCGACAGAGACGAGGACGTCGCAGTGTTATACCCCTTTATAATGAGACAAAGAACACTAGACATAAGGTTCCTCGTAGTTAAGATGAGAGCCGACAAGAAGGATGAAACACTAAAGAAGATGTTAGATCTCTTGATGTCTAAAGATATAGACGTGTTACACATGATTAGAGGTCCGACCGACGTTAAGGCAAAATCTGTAACATACATATTCGTACTCAACATGAGGAGGGCTAGCATAACTATAGAGGCGCTAGTTCAAGAGCTAAAGAAGATGGAAGGGATAAAGGACGTAATGAGCAAGACCGAGAAATTGGGCGACATAACGTTCTTCCCCAACGCCTTTCCGCTGTACACCTACGACCGGGCAGTGGTGCTGAGTTCCGACTTCTTGAAGGCTTTATTTAACTCGTTCTACGCTTACTTCAAGCAACCCGCCTTGGCGGCCAGCATACTGTACCAACTGGGCATGAGGGTTGGGTACTCGCTGGCAAAGGAGATACACGAAGAAACCAAACATACGGGCGAAGTTCTCATCAGAGACGTATTGGATTTACTTAAGAGCTTTGGGATAGGGAACTTCGACTTTAAGGTCTCAAGGCTAAAACACGGAGAATATACGTTTAGATTAGAGAAGAGCTTGGAGGCAGAAGTAGTCACAATAAAGGGGCCCAGATGTCACTTCACCCGGGGGCTGCTCAGCGGCATAGTGTCCTTTGTAGAAGGGGAGTACGTACAAGTTCAAGAGACCAAGTGTTCGGAGGGCTCCCCGTCTCCGTGCATCTTCGTAACCCTTCGGAAAAAGTGA
- a CDS encoding metal-dependent transcriptional regulator, producing MSTYGRRFEDYLKVIYSLQTSKGDVRLKEVARAMGLKPPTVLQYINKLQEMGLATYSQGRVSLTEEGLRRARELMMKFKKIKEFFVDVVHMDEKKAEEVACLIEHVVDEETVARMEEVVKRLSKC from the coding sequence ATGAGCACCTACGGGAGGCGCTTTGAAGACTACTTGAAGGTGATTTACTCCCTTCAAACGAGCAAGGGAGACGTACGGTTGAAAGAAGTGGCAAGGGCCATGGGCCTAAAGCCCCCGACGGTCTTACAATACATAAACAAGCTCCAAGAGATGGGGCTGGCCACCTACTCGCAGGGGCGGGTGAGCCTCACCGAAGAGGGGTTGAGAAGAGCGCGCGAGCTCATGATGAAATTCAAGAAGATAAAGGAATTTTTCGTTGACGTCGTTCATATGGACGAGAAGAAGGCGGAAGAAGTGGCATGTTTGATAGAACACGTGGTTGACGAGGAGACCGTGGCTCGGATGGAAGAGGTGGTAAAGAGGCTCTCCAAATGTTAA
- a CDS encoding MTH1187 family thiamine-binding protein — translation MYLVEYQVLPLGTCSPSVSDLVAEAVDVIRKRNLEFRVTPMGTVVKLPSLEEAGALAQEIVERLRDKGVKRVVMVMRADVRFDKELDMDKKVEAVLEKLEKS, via the coding sequence GTGTATCTCGTAGAATACCAAGTATTGCCGCTGGGTACTTGCAGCCCCAGCGTCTCCGACTTGGTGGCGGAGGCCGTTGACGTCATTCGAAAAAGGAACTTGGAGTTCAGAGTCACCCCCATGGGTACTGTGGTAAAGCTGCCCTCGTTGGAGGAGGCGGGGGCGCTGGCTCAAGAGATCGTGGAGAGGTTGCGCGACAAAGGGGTTAAAAGGGTGGTCATGGTGATGAGGGCCGACGTAAGGTTCGATAAAGAACTAGATATGGATAAAAAAGTTGAAGCGGTCTTGGAGAAGCTGGAGAAGTCATGA
- a CDS encoding phosphoribosyltransferase, giving the protein MVKLRVKVVTWEDVVRWTKELAFVILESGYKPDVIVAIARGGLTPARLLADYMDVIDILSLKVEHWVETGSHQEEAVIKYAAQGIDLSNAKVLIVDDICDTGKSLMVAKDYVEKYWKARQVKLATMQYIEPVAQIRPDYFVDLVRDWTWYMYPWNYVEDMVNLVKKILKEHAPLSLQEIIIKFQEWYNITPPIPLSETLRVMEYRGLVKKVDGKYELS; this is encoded by the coding sequence GTGGTCAAGCTTAGGGTGAAGGTAGTAACTTGGGAGGACGTTGTCCGCTGGACCAAGGAGTTGGCCTTCGTAATACTCGAATCTGGGTACAAGCCTGACGTAATAGTTGCGATCGCCAGAGGCGGCCTTACGCCCGCCAGGCTGCTGGCAGATTACATGGACGTCATAGATATCTTGTCGCTGAAGGTAGAACACTGGGTAGAGACCGGGAGCCACCAAGAGGAGGCGGTGATCAAGTACGCCGCGCAAGGGATCGACTTGAGCAACGCGAAGGTCTTGATAGTCGACGACATTTGCGATACTGGGAAGAGCTTAATGGTAGCTAAGGACTATGTCGAAAAGTACTGGAAGGCGAGACAAGTGAAGTTGGCAACTATGCAATACATAGAGCCCGTGGCTCAGATAAGGCCGGACTACTTCGTGGACTTGGTGAGGGACTGGACGTGGTACATGTACCCGTGGAATTACGTGGAGGACATGGTCAACCTAGTTAAAAAGATATTGAAGGAACACGCGCCCTTAAGCTTGCAAGAGATAATAATAAAGTTCCAAGAGTGGTACAATATAACGCCTCCCATACCGCTTTCGGAAACTCTGAGAGTAATGGAGTATAGGGGTCTAGTGAAGAAGGTAGACGGTAAGTACGAGCTGAGCTAA
- a CDS encoding NAD(P)/FAD-dependent oxidoreductase translates to MPTTTYDYFVLGGGPAGVAAAYFLSQEGYKVLLVEQRPHLGAKPCGGGVPTQLNMTLTVPADSILNKIRSLTLYFNMKHVGTWDAKETIFYLIDRTKFLEHYSTSFDVALKTSAKVTHLYATINNEKVDISKVIIATGYSWRFRERDMLAQTLQYYVKDIKIDDPSEMKFYFFKDLIGYAWFFPYGEREAKVGIGGLDVTVNQLKVRLDMLLKELNIDTSSITRIDGAPIDMGGIKLEWAKEPTYVVGEALGAVMPLTGEGIRPSILTAKVLAHAIAREKDYREVLGSMKLYKATQLQAKILKKVRKEGKVPTLKELSPKNVEAIYKFGMGEAGIREFLSILPKAFSLSLLKKLI, encoded by the coding sequence GTGCCAACGACGACTTACGACTATTTCGTCCTCGGAGGAGGACCCGCGGGGGTCGCGGCCGCGTACTTCCTCAGTCAAGAGGGGTACAAGGTACTCCTAGTCGAACAGAGGCCCCACTTAGGGGCCAAGCCTTGCGGCGGGGGCGTGCCCACTCAGCTGAACATGACGCTGACTGTTCCGGCGGACTCCATTTTGAACAAGATAAGGTCGTTGACCCTCTACTTTAACATGAAACACGTAGGGACGTGGGACGCGAAGGAAACGATATTCTATTTGATAGATAGGACTAAGTTCTTGGAACACTACTCCACTTCCTTCGACGTCGCCCTCAAGACGTCGGCAAAGGTAACTCACTTGTATGCAACCATTAATAACGAAAAAGTTGACATTTCTAAGGTGATAATTGCCACAGGGTACTCGTGGAGGTTCCGAGAACGCGACATGCTGGCGCAAACCCTACAGTACTACGTGAAAGATATAAAGATAGATGATCCGAGCGAGATGAAATTCTACTTCTTCAAGGACTTGATAGGCTACGCGTGGTTCTTCCCGTACGGAGAGAGGGAGGCGAAGGTGGGCATCGGCGGCCTAGACGTGACGGTAAATCAACTCAAAGTGAGGTTAGATATGCTCCTAAAAGAACTTAATATCGATACAAGCTCGATAACTAGGATTGATGGGGCACCCATAGACATGGGCGGGATAAAGCTGGAATGGGCCAAAGAGCCCACCTACGTAGTGGGCGAGGCGTTGGGCGCCGTAATGCCATTAACTGGAGAGGGCATAAGGCCGAGCATACTCACCGCCAAGGTCTTGGCCCACGCGATAGCCCGCGAAAAGGACTATCGGGAGGTATTGGGAAGCATGAAGTTATACAAAGCAACCCAGCTCCAAGCGAAGATTCTGAAGAAGGTCAGGAAGGAGGGGAAGGTGCCGACGCTAAAGGAGCTAAGCCCGAAGAACGTGGAGGCCATCTATAAGTTTGGGATGGGAGAGGCAGGCATCAGAGAGTTCTTAAGTATACTGCCCAAGGCGTTCTCGCTGTCCCTCCTCAAGAAGCTAATTTAA
- a CDS encoding Lrp/AsnC family transcriptional regulator: MPDKPVELDEIDKKIIEILQKDARTSFSKIAKMLDRSEATIHLRVKKLREMGVLRGFYADIDASKIGKDTIAFILIKIDANKYPETVKDIVKLEDIYEAYDVTGEYSLLVKTVVRDREELARLLDLIGKMEGVQETYTMYVLRVLKEVKSVRVD, translated from the coding sequence GTGCCCGACAAGCCCGTAGAGCTAGACGAAATAGATAAGAAAATTATAGAGATCCTTCAAAAGGACGCCAGAACGTCGTTTTCCAAAATTGCCAAGATGTTGGACCGCAGCGAAGCCACGATACACCTGCGCGTAAAGAAGCTCCGCGAGATGGGCGTACTTAGAGGTTTCTACGCTGACATCGATGCATCGAAGATAGGGAAGGACACTATAGCTTTTATATTAATCAAGATAGACGCTAACAAGTACCCGGAGACGGTCAAAGATATCGTGAAATTAGAGGACATCTACGAAGCTTACGACGTAACGGGCGAGTACTCCCTCTTGGTAAAGACTGTCGTTAGGGATAGGGAGGAGTTAGCGAGGCTGCTGGACTTAATAGGTAAGATGGAGGGGGTGCAAGAGACCTACACGATGTATGTGTTAAGGGTTCTCAAGGAAGTTAAGTCAGTTAGGGTCGACTGA
- a CDS encoding tRNA lysidine(34) synthetase, protein MSEVKRPRCSFCDREAIITIKYARLRLCKRHLEEFLIKRLKKVELPKRVLLGLSGGKDSVALLYLLKKVGTEVVAATVDTVPNYTSLEAELAKRVAEELGVTHYTVYAKELYGFTALSYKKLRRAPCSICSKLRRHALELLARRLGIEYIATGHNMDDMASWALSYILRGDFQSLKKVRPVERPKGPARGRVKPLFWIGEKEIMTFLLSKKLPWLKASCPLYEPRSTFVDYVKETILKLEERYGNVRINLLNYVVRREGGNEGEGEPNACKYCGGPAWGEVCSVCSLRRKVGKLDERPLEPKAEVTGNGNLLIVGQGTYAWAEVGGARRVREVFEALEVPTEAGVFVHKGKPAPPESALLGELERGEAVLFLAPRVKPKLSRP, encoded by the coding sequence ATGAGCGAGGTGAAGAGACCTAGGTGTTCATTTTGTGATAGAGAAGCAATAATAACGATTAAGTACGCCCGCTTGCGACTCTGCAAACGTCACTTGGAGGAGTTTCTAATTAAAAGGTTGAAGAAGGTCGAGCTCCCCAAGAGGGTGTTACTAGGGCTCTCCGGAGGGAAGGACAGCGTCGCCCTACTGTACCTATTGAAGAAAGTAGGGACAGAGGTAGTAGCGGCAACCGTCGATACGGTGCCTAACTACACTTCGTTGGAAGCAGAGTTGGCTAAGCGCGTCGCCGAAGAGCTGGGAGTTACTCATTATACGGTGTACGCTAAAGAGTTGTACGGCTTTACAGCGCTTTCGTATAAGAAGCTTAGGAGGGCGCCCTGTTCCATATGCTCGAAACTTAGGCGTCACGCCCTAGAGCTCTTGGCCCGGAGGTTGGGCATCGAGTACATCGCGACGGGTCACAACATGGACGACATGGCCTCGTGGGCCTTGTCTTACATATTGAGGGGCGACTTCCAGAGCTTGAAGAAGGTGAGGCCGGTCGAAAGGCCCAAAGGTCCCGCCCGCGGGCGCGTGAAGCCCTTGTTTTGGATAGGCGAGAAGGAAATAATGACCTTCTTGTTATCAAAGAAGCTGCCGTGGTTGAAGGCCTCGTGTCCCTTGTACGAGCCGCGGTCCACGTTCGTGGATTACGTTAAGGAGACAATACTGAAACTGGAGGAAAGGTATGGGAACGTTAGGATCAACTTACTTAATTACGTAGTAAGGCGCGAGGGCGGAAACGAGGGGGAAGGCGAGCCCAACGCGTGTAAGTACTGTGGGGGCCCCGCGTGGGGCGAGGTCTGCTCCGTTTGTTCTCTTCGTAGAAAAGTCGGTAAACTGGACGAGAGGCCCTTGGAACCGAAGGCCGAAGTTACTGGCAATGGAAACTTGCTGATAGTAGGTCAAGGTACTTACGCGTGGGCGGAGGTGGGCGGAGCGAGGAGGGTCCGAGAAGTCTTCGAGGCCCTCGAGGTGCCAACGGAGGCCGGGGTGTTCGTACACAAAGGCAAACCAGCGCCTCCCGAGAGCGCCCTGTTGGGCGAGCTGGAGCGGGGCGAGGCAGTCTTATTCCTAGCCCCCCGCGTTAAGCCCAAGCTCAGTCGACCCTAA
- a CDS encoding radical SAM protein encodes MGRVRRMLIVDGYTDEPAGLGVPPYLDVYAREAYGALKLVDSSNEAYYLTIDEVRKDWVGYAELTKKVDLVLVIAGALVPGKYLGGEPLRSPQEFERLKFLSSAPVALAGPAASFGLGGTGGSVSSEVEADYRIRGRVAHWVYEAALWGPESASDALWIDNYALVDKALIRGSEVVKQHPNYKVGNLTVELETYSGCARSVGGGCSFCLAPLKGRPVQRDVRKIVEEVEALYKFGVRSFRLGRQSDILVYGSPDLGTEEWPRPSPLALRRLFQGIRSVAPSLITLHIDNVNPGTISRWPEESELALKEIVRWHTPGDVAAMGIESVDPRVVKINNLKVLLDDALVAIRIVNKVGRNRGWNGLPHLLPGINFIAGLPGESKETWEYNKALLDRIEEEGLLVRRVNLRKLSLLPGTQAYSLTKKVVVSKGYEGFRKYVMKWQERMLKKVVPPGTVLRNLVVEKVEKGVSYARQPASYPLTVEIVKPLPVGSWITAVVKRAHSRSVLAELR; translated from the coding sequence ATGGGAAGAGTTAGAAGAATGTTGATAGTTGACGGTTACACGGACGAGCCAGCGGGCTTGGGAGTGCCTCCTTACCTAGACGTTTACGCCAGGGAGGCCTACGGGGCACTAAAGCTAGTAGACAGCTCCAACGAAGCCTACTACCTCACAATAGACGAAGTTAGGAAGGACTGGGTCGGCTATGCAGAGTTGACGAAGAAGGTCGACTTGGTGCTGGTGATCGCCGGCGCCCTCGTGCCGGGCAAGTACTTGGGGGGTGAGCCGTTGAGGTCTCCTCAAGAGTTCGAGCGCTTGAAGTTCTTGAGCTCGGCGCCCGTTGCGTTGGCGGGCCCCGCGGCCAGCTTCGGGCTGGGCGGTACGGGAGGGAGCGTCTCCAGCGAGGTCGAGGCAGACTACCGGATAAGGGGCAGGGTGGCCCACTGGGTCTACGAGGCAGCCCTATGGGGCCCCGAGAGCGCCAGCGACGCGCTCTGGATAGACAATTACGCTCTAGTTGACAAAGCTCTCATAAGGGGTAGCGAGGTGGTTAAACAACACCCGAACTACAAGGTAGGCAACTTAACGGTCGAGCTGGAGACCTACTCTGGCTGTGCGCGTTCGGTCGGGGGAGGGTGTAGCTTCTGTCTGGCGCCCTTGAAGGGAAGGCCGGTACAACGCGACGTCAGGAAGATAGTGGAAGAGGTGGAAGCCCTTTACAAGTTCGGAGTTAGGTCCTTCCGACTGGGGAGGCAGAGCGACATTCTGGTCTACGGCTCGCCCGACTTGGGCACGGAGGAGTGGCCCAGGCCCTCCCCGCTCGCCTTGAGGAGGCTCTTCCAAGGAATAAGGAGCGTGGCGCCTTCCCTCATCACTTTGCATATAGATAACGTCAACCCCGGTACGATCTCGCGCTGGCCCGAGGAAAGCGAGCTAGCGTTGAAGGAGATAGTGAGGTGGCACACTCCCGGAGACGTGGCAGCTATGGGAATAGAAAGTGTTGACCCTAGGGTCGTTAAAATAAATAACCTAAAGGTCTTATTAGATGACGCACTAGTAGCAATTAGGATAGTTAACAAGGTAGGGCGCAATAGGGGTTGGAACGGTTTACCTCACTTGCTCCCCGGCATAAACTTCATCGCGGGACTTCCGGGGGAAAGTAAGGAGACTTGGGAGTACAACAAGGCGTTGTTGGACAGAATCGAGGAGGAAGGGCTCTTAGTGCGGAGGGTTAACCTCCGTAAGCTGAGCTTGCTCCCGGGGACGCAAGCCTACTCCCTCACGAAGAAGGTGGTCGTCTCGAAAGGTTACGAAGGCTTCCGGAAGTACGTCATGAAGTGGCAAGAGAGGATGTTGAAGAAAGTGGTCCCGCCAGGGACCGTGCTCAGGAACTTGGTCGTGGAAAAGGTGGAGAAAGGGGTTAGTTATGCAAGACAGCCCGCCAGCTACCCCCTCACCGTCGAAATAGTCAAGCCCTTGCCCGTAGGCAGCTGGATAACGGCTGTCGTTAAGAGGGCACACTCGAGGAGCGTGTTAGCTGAACTACGATGA
- a CDS encoding nucleoside triphosphate pyrophosphohydrolase, producing the protein MGGKLVRDKIPTVAPGAYVKCDGSERLEWLKKKLVEEALEFLIEPSVEELADVLEVVKALIDVFGDEVYKVAESKRKELGGFEECWIRVTP; encoded by the coding sequence TTGGGGGGCAAGCTCGTCAGAGACAAAATCCCGACGGTAGCCCCCGGGGCTTACGTTAAGTGTGACGGCAGCGAAAGGCTCGAATGGTTGAAGAAAAAGTTAGTAGAGGAAGCGTTGGAATTCTTAATAGAACCCTCGGTAGAAGAGCTGGCGGACGTATTGGAAGTCGTCAAAGCGTTGATCGACGTTTTTGGGGACGAAGTCTACAAGGTGGCGGAGTCCAAAAGAAAGGAGCTAGGCGGCTTCGAGGAGTGTTGGATACGCGTTACGCCTTAA
- a CDS encoding MarR family transcriptional regulator, whose amino-acid sequence MVQYDVDPLSLGVLLGIYNGAKTPEEIARLLNVDKDSVEEAIRELVERGLVKVEEKKILFFKNKELKLTREGYNTLMAALERVKPQLQKARELIVQGREEEAFALLDAAGLGLFASLLLPLMLGGILALPFLDHEHHSHIHPGEPF is encoded by the coding sequence TTGGTACAATACGACGTGGACCCCCTCTCTTTGGGCGTACTCTTAGGAATATATAACGGTGCCAAGACTCCGGAGGAAATAGCGCGCCTTTTGAACGTCGACAAGGACAGCGTGGAGGAGGCCATCAGGGAACTGGTCGAGAGGGGCCTCGTAAAGGTAGAGGAAAAGAAAATACTGTTCTTTAAAAACAAAGAGTTGAAACTCACCAGAGAAGGGTACAACACCCTCATGGCCGCCTTGGAAAGGGTAAAGCCGCAGCTTCAAAAGGCAAGGGAACTGATAGTTCAAGGGAGGGAGGAAGAGGCGTTTGCTCTGCTGGACGCCGCCGGTCTGGGGTTGTTTGCCTCACTGTTGTTGCCGCTGATGCTGGGAGGTATCTTGGCGTTGCCTTTCCTAGATCATGAGCATCATTCTCATATACACCCCGGCGAGCCCTTTTGA
- a CDS encoding DNA polymerase sliding clamp, translating into MDEPTFRLMFPQASKFKKIFQPLTKLFEAMPLYVTQEGIDIKSMSSDKNTMVIFTMPSTSFEEYQVNEENVVVKIDSDELNKVVKRGTKDDAVILEYYKGSPYLHVKFLNRKTSVEREFKIQAFEVPEEEHLDEPQVQLTVTAKMDPADLRHVVADAKIVSDEVEVSTPDNETLTFVSFEANKSYEAELKLFNPLVSLVVEKEAKAKYSVQHLYDATRAYQAAKELTLEFATDMPMKLEMSMEAGSELRMWIAPRL; encoded by the coding sequence ATGGACGAACCGACCTTTAGGCTCATGTTCCCCCAAGCCAGCAAATTCAAGAAGATATTCCAGCCCCTCACCAAACTCTTCGAGGCAATGCCCCTCTACGTGACTCAAGAGGGTATAGACATAAAGAGTATGAGTAGCGATAAAAACACTATGGTAATATTCACCATGCCTTCTACGTCTTTCGAGGAGTACCAAGTCAATGAAGAAAACGTGGTGGTCAAGATAGATAGCGACGAGTTGAACAAGGTGGTAAAGAGGGGGACGAAGGACGACGCTGTGATACTAGAGTACTACAAAGGAAGCCCCTACCTACACGTTAAGTTCTTGAACAGGAAGACTAGCGTGGAAAGGGAGTTCAAGATCCAAGCTTTCGAGGTCCCGGAGGAGGAACACCTAGACGAACCTCAAGTTCAATTAACCGTTACGGCGAAGATGGACCCCGCTGACCTCCGTCATGTTGTGGCCGACGCGAAGATAGTTTCTGACGAGGTAGAGGTTTCTACCCCAGACAACGAGACTCTGACATTCGTTTCATTCGAGGCCAACAAGAGCTACGAGGCCGAGCTGAAGCTCTTCAATCCGTTAGTTAGTTTGGTAGTAGAGAAGGAGGCCAAGGCAAAGTACTCCGTCCAGCACCTCTACGACGCTACGAGGGCCTACCAAGCTGCCAAGGAATTAACGTTAGAGTTTGCAACAGATATGCCTATGAAGTTGGAGATGAGTATGGAAGCGGGCTCCGAGCTCAGGATGTGGATAGCTCCGAGACTCTGA